GACGACGAGTTGACAGAAGAACCCAAAACGCGAGAAGAGCTACTCAAAGAGCTGATCAGTCTACGTTTCTCCCAAGGTTTCCAAGTCGTCGTCGGCCAAGCAGTTGCCAAGGCGTTTGGCCAGAAACAAATGAAAATAGCAGACATTTTGTCGAGAGATCATAGTGCAGAGGACGGAACCAGCATCTTCCTCTCTGTGGGGAACACTATTCATCAGCTGTCCTGTGTCAATGGAACCGAGGTGGAGGTCAATATTTTTACCCGCAAGCCAGCTTTGCAAGCTTCCAACCTGGAGCAACCCGAAGTGTATAAGCCTGCGATCCGCACAATCATGGACGAGGACTACGTCGCCAGACAGATCGACATTGCAACCCCCAAACCGGAGCGGAATTGGAACTACATAGATTCGTATGTTGCTGGCCATGACCTGGAGCTGTCCGAAAGCTTTCGGTTCTGGAGAGCTCGTTTTGTCTTGATCCCAATTGTCAACAGAACTTCACTTGACCCGGCTGCGGGAgagaaggaagaagaaactcGCATCGAAGGCACCCGACGACTGGGTAAACTTTGGCAGAAGCATCGCTATATACCACCCTCGGATCGACGATTCCAGGATCTCGGACCTCGACATAGAAAGGACCCCAACCCTTTGGATATTGTCTACAAGACGGATGATCCATCTGTGGTCATTGCTGCTGAGTTGGAAACTTTGCCTCTACTAGAGGGACTGGAAGCGGGACACCGCCGGGCACAGCTCGTGACCAACAAGCACCAGTTCCGCAAATCCAGCCTCAACTTGGCGCAGCTGGCCGAGGCTATCCAACAGCCTGTCGAGAATGGTGGAGTGCGGATGCAGAATCGTAGATGGCATCTCCGCTTGCACTACAACTGCTTCATTGGCTCCGACATGATTGATTGGATGTTGGATAATTTTGAGGATTTGGACAGCAGAGAAGAGGCGGAAGCCCTTGGCAACGTGTTGATGATCTCGGATGAGGACAAGCTAAAAGATAAGGAAAAGGATAAGGATAAAGAAAAGGACAAagacaaggaaaaagaaggcaGTACCCGGAGAGAATCCGGGATTTTTGTCCACGTCGAGAAGCGACATCGCTTCAAAGACGGGCAGTACTTCTACCAGATCAGCAGCGACTTTGCCAAGCCACAGCCTAGTACTTGGTTTAACCAGAGATGGCGGGAAGCCTCTGTACCTTCCACCCCGATCTCGGAGCAGCCGCCTCGAGAAAGTATCAGAAACAGCATCTCCCACACTCTGAGCGAAGAGGAGTCGCTTACGTCTGGTGCGACAACGCCGACGGCCCCGATATTACCTTATGGAGGCAATAAGCCACGGGTAATGCTCAGCAAGGTTATGAAGTACGATGTCGATCACCGCAAGAGATCTTACCGGCCCGAACGTATTGATCTTCACTACGACCGGTTGCATAATCCCGACAACTGCTACCACTTGCGTATCGACTGGATGAACGTCACTGCAAAGCTCATTGAGGATGCCGTCGAGGGTTGGGCCAGGGAGGCGAGCTTATACGGTATGCGGCTGGTCGAGGTTCCGATCGCTGAGGCATGCACCATTAGCGACGTCAACCCATTCAGAAAGCCGTTTCCTATCAAACTTGCGGTGCCGCCTCCTGACCGGCAGCCTGTCACTTTTTATGACCCGACATCGTTCTCGCCCCTAGCCCAACCCGCCAGGCTATTTTACCAAAAAGCCATTCTGCGCAAATTCGACTTTGTGCTCGATATGGAGTCGGCATCCAGCTTCCCCAGTAATGTGGACGTGACTTACTCATGGGGGAAGCCTGAGTTCAAGTACACGCAGTACATTCACCGCTCGGGTATCCTACTAGCCGAGATCACTGACGAAGGAGACTTCCTCATCCTCGCGAACCGTCTTTACAGCAATCGGGCACAGGCCGCACGCGACAAAGAGATGCGCAAGGAAGaagagcaacagcagcacaaACACAGGCAGGGTGGCGCCGGCGCTGGCGGTAATGGTGGGCTACCTGGACATAGTCACGTCGCCGACCTCACGCCGTTGTCCTCTCCACTTTTCAGGGCTGTCAACACGACAGGTTCTCCAAAGACTGCTGGCCAGGGCGCCGCAGGAGCAGGCAGCCACGGCAACAATATTGCCCCGGGCGGAGAACATAATGTACACTCTGCGCTCATAAAGTTTTCCCTGGACGAGCCCAACTCCATCAGACTCGAGATGGAAAAGTTTTGTCACGACCCAGTCGCGCTCGAGGCTTTCTACAGCGAGCTGCTGGACAGGGCTCCGGGGCCGCAGCCTGCGTCTTCAATCATGGCGCCGACGATAATATCCCAAACCGGGTCGGGCACCGGTCCGGTTGCGGATCACAACATCCCGAGTTTCCCATCTGGAGGGCTACCACAGGGGCTGCTGTCTTCTTCGGTCGCGGGAGACGGGTTATCTGTCATTCCCAGCCCGGTCCAGCAGAGAGTCCAGAGCCCGGCTGTGCTCGCGGCGTCGCAGTTGTTGAGAAGGGGAAGTGTACAATACTGAAGGGCTGTCATAATGCATGTATAATACTATCTACTTTACGTAGGTGCTTATCGTTTTCTGCTAGTTCTAGTGGGCTTAGTGATCTAGAGAGATTTGACGCGAGGTAATGTTGACGTAGTAACATACATTCGCGACTTACGTCACCCCTTGCCTTGGATACTGACGCAAGGTCGGTGGCTTAGATGTGCGGTCGCTCACCtgaagactttttttttttttttgctgcacGACGTCAATGTCACGGTGCAGGGGCGAATGTGAGGCTGCATTAGTTACTGTGTAAGCAAGGCACCTTAGCTTCGTTGAAAGTATCAAGCAATGACAGTGGAACTGTTGGCTGcttggcgcaaaaacaagACTTTTTTGATCGCGCGATCAGCCGGCTTGGCTCCTTGGCGTATAAATCGCCCGACTACAATGACAAACTCGGCCAATAGGGCGGGGCCACGATGtgttttgcttcttctttaTGTCTCGACAAAAGCATGGTATTTATCGCGATgcagttttgttttcttaaTTTGAGCCTGGCGTATCGCTTGACAGCTTACGAGAGAGTGGTTAGCCTGCAACAATTGACCGCCTATGTCCTGGAACAAGGCCCGACGGGAGAGCTACCACACGACGTCATCGATGCTAGTATAGCAGCGACATTGCAACAATCGGGCAGACAAGCCGGCGCTAACGCGTGGTTAAGCATCAACCAGTCAAAAATCCACTTGATTGAAACATGacggtttttttcttttttttttgtccctgCATTGTCTGGAGGAAAGTCCCTGGATACGTATGCATGTAGATAACAGGAGCGAATAATTCAATGAACAAGGCATTTTACTTACGTCTCCTTGGAAGATTTGTGACAGGATGAATGACTGTATGAATTCTCCTGATATTAAAAAGCTACCGGTAGCTAGTGGGCCAGGGTCTGCTGTTTTTCTCTCTGTCTCTATCTCGTGACCTCCACTGGttgggtaaggtaggcaagCACCGAAACGCCCTCCCTCAATTTAGCGCCGTTGACGAACAAGCTCAATTCCAATGGTTGGCCTATCCTTGTCCGTTGAACCCACTCGCtcgcagaaaaaaagggaggcAGCACATGGTTGCATCCATGGTAGCAATTAGAGCAAACAAGGCCGTGCTTTTGTTTAAATTCAGATTGCATCTCCAAGCGTGCAAACCAGGCAGGGACTCTTATGGAtcgctctctctctctccctctctcttCTGCTGAGCACGGGCTCTTTCTCCGACGCTAGAAAGAAAGGACTGACTGTTCCAAAGATCTCTGCCATtgtcttccccgttttcttcttctctgagTCTTTTGGCTTGtaatgtgttttttttcctcatCTTTTCTTTTAGCTCGCTAGATTTGATAAGACCGACCAGGTCCCTCTTCTTGTCTCTGAATTCTGGGCTTGTAATGTTTGTTTACCATACCTCTTCAGTTCACGAAGTTTGACAGGCCCTCGCCCGCGCTCATCTATCCGTGACAGAGCCTCGACCAAGTCCAAGTGAGTTGCGCGTTTCCGCCCAGCATCCGATGCTACAAGCACCTCTGGAGGCCACACCTCGCAGTAGAACCAACATTGATCCGACTGACTGCCGAGTTTGCAGCCCGGAGCCTTTAGCCGCTTTCCACGTTTTTCCAGTCGCTGCTTAATAGACGCTGGGCATTCTTTTCAGTCCTTCGCCATGTCGCAATGTAGGTTCCTGCTTCCTGTCAACTTTATTGTCGCATTCGATCAATGTTACCTTGCGTCTACGTCTGCCTTCAATTGAGAGGCGTCTCATCAAATCCTCTCAACTTGGACAGCCAGCGAGCTGGTTATATTGTTTCgtcctatcaacgcacagaATACCCTGCTGCTTTTCCAAACTCAATTCAATCGACTTGATTCGACCACCAACCATCTCGGCATTCCCCGCATCTCTCTGTTTTTTCACCTTTGCCTATTTTTGGCTAACAATGCCAACAGTCAATCACTTCAAGATTAAGCGGGCAGCCAATGCCCTCAGCAGAAAGGGTTCTGACTCGTCATTCAATCCATTCGCGCACATACAGTGGCGCAAGGAAAGAAGTCAGACCTTCCCGGTCGATGTCGAACGTGGCGAGGGTGCAGGTGGTGGTCGCGCACGGAGGGACGACGGCGAAGACGATATCGATCACTCGCCAATAGTGCATGTCAGCACGGCACCAGTCTCTGGTAGGGGACAAAATGAGAGGGCTACTGATCAGGAGTCCATCGGCGCTGCGCCTACTGCTACTAATTCCGAAAAGCAGTCTCAGGAGCCCGTTGACGCCAGCAGAGATGACAACAAGACCTTGACAGGCTTGTCACCAGAGTCTGCAGAGAACGGACTGCGCCAAAGACGACCGGAGCCCAAACTGGACACGACGGTGGACGGCCTTGCGCCCTCTAGCAGCGGAGCGGAAACTGGAAGCGATGCCGACAACGGAAAGCAGAAGAAGTCGTCCCGATTTATCAAACACGTCGAGCCCAAGGAGCCCTTTACTATTGCCAACCAGCTACAACGCACCTTTCTCAGCTCATGGATCAATATTTTACTATTCGCCGCTCCTGCCGGCATAGCATTGCACTTTACCAGTGTCAGCCCTATCGTAATCTTCGTCGTCAACTTCATTGCTATTATCCCCCTGGCCTCAATGCTGGGTTTTGCCACTGAGGAGATAGCACTCAGGACAGGAGAGACACTGGGAGGCTTGATCAATGCAACTTTCGGAAATGCAGTTGAGCTTATAGTAGCCATTATTGCGCTCATGGAAGGAGAGGTCGTCATTGTGCAGACGTCCCTTATCGGCAGCATACTTTCGAACTTGCTTTTGGTCCTCGGCATGTGTTTCTTCTTTGGTGGTCTGCGGAGGAGAGAGCAGTTTTTCAACGAGACAGTTGCGCAAACTGCAGCAAGTCTCCTCGCGCTAGCCGTTGCTGGTGTTATTGTTCCGACCGTCTTTGACCGCGCCAGCAACACACCAGATCACGATGTGGCGCTCCTTTCTCGCGGCACTGCCATAATCCTTCTGTTTGTTTACGCCGGCTATCTTTTTTTCCAGCTGCACACCCACCAGGAAGTGTTTGGCGAGGAGAGCCAAAAGGTTCCCGCAAAGCCTTTCCGGAATCATTCTCCCAATCCGGCGCGGAATGGAATCGCGGCTGGCCTAGCCGGCCCCGGCCGCGGATTAATAGCCCAGTCCATATCACCATCTGGCGAAGAGGGCAGGGAGAAGCTTTCGCAAATGCTCAAGGAGCCGGGCAGggtggcagcggcagcggagGAGGAAGATGACAGTGAGGAGCCGCAGCTGCATTTTTTCGTCGCCCTGGCCCTGCTAGCTGGTTGCACCGTCGTAATTGCGTTCTGTGCCGAGTTCCTTGTCGACAGCATCGACTACGTCACCAGTCAAGGCGGTATCTCCAAGGAGTTCCTCGGTCTGATCCTTCTGCCTATCGTCGGAAATGCGGCGGAGCACGCAACGGCCGTCACGGTTGCTATCAAGGACAAGATGGACCTGGCGATCGGTGTTGCCATCGGCTCGAGCATGCAGGTCGCCCTATTTCTCATCCCGCTCCTGGTTGTCATTGGTTGGGGCAAAAACATGGACGCCATGGGCCTGAGCTTCGATATATTTCAGGTCGCTGTCATGTTTGTGGCGGTTCTGTTGGTTAACTACCTGATCAGCGACGGCAAGAGCCATTGGCTGGAGGGGATGCTTCTCATGTGCCTCTATGCCATTATTGCCGTCTGTTCTTGGTGTAAGTCTCCTGAAAACTTTTTGAACAGTGAAAGAACAAGGCTGACCATATTTTATATACAGGGTATCCCACTCCTCAGCCAACAACCTGACACTGTTTCGCGTTGGTTATACTAAGATGTGGAAACATTTGGGCGTATAAAAAGACCCACTGTTTTCTGTATGTCACATACTCCAAGATCACTTAATATGTAAAAAAAGTCTGTATTTTGTCTTGACACGAGCCTCAAACAAATCAACACGCCTTTTTCAGGACGGCTTCCTTTGTTGATACAAGTTTTCTTTTATCTATTACATGCGATAACTTCCTCGAAATGATGAGGCCCACATTATCTGAATGCCAGAACAATGCCTTTGCTCAAGATCCTCCGAAAATAGGCGGGAAATACTGGGTCTAAACTAGGCGGACTTTGCGCGGCGTTTGCCTGCTGCTTGCCGTCTGCAACTGCAAGGGAGATGAATTCGCCTTTCGGCGCCCTCTGAATGTGGCTGAGTGCCCACTGAATGCGATGGCTTCCAGACATCGTGAAGGTTGATAAGGATTGATCGTAGTCGTGACAAAATGCGCCAGGAGACAACCCCTAGCCAGTGACAGTACTACACACAAACGCCTTCTAAGGATTGCTGACGTAGCTCTGCGCCCTCCTCAAATCCTCCATGTCCCTCTCAGGATCCTTGTTGTGGCCTTTCTCCAGGTCGACCGAAGACTTCTCGTCATTCtgcgcgtcgtcgtcgtcgtcaccgGCGTAGGCGTACTTGCTCCTCCTGCGGATGCGGGCGCCGTAGCGCCAGAACAGGAACGGAATGGCGCAGCACGCGACGCTGATGAAGGCCAGCAGGGTCGAGGCCCACTGGTTGCCAAGGCGGTCGTACATTTGCGAGGTGAAGAgcacgacggcggcgcccCAGAAGCTGCGGATAAAGGtcttggcggcgagggccgagGCGGCCTGGTGTTGGTAGGAGTCGACGAGGTAGTTGTTGGCCGAGTTGTAGAGGAAGATGAAGCCGAATCCGACTGAGAAGCCGCCCATTGCCGGGCCCGCCCACGACAGCTCCTTGTAGGACGTCCAGGCGAAGATGAAGAGCCCAATGGGGATGAACCAGCATGAGCACATCATGGGGATCAGCCGGACCTCGGCAGGCGGCTTGCCGTTGTGCTTGCGCACCTGATTCATGTAGTTCTTGTTCACGAAGGGTGCGCAGAAGGCGGATAGTATAACCTGCGACGATATTTCCGAGGGTTAGAAGAAAGGGGCTAGAAGAGTAAATGCACTCGGGATGTAGCTTACGCCGACAGCACAGGGAATAAACATGAGGCCAGTAGTTCCTGCCGAGTAACCTTTCCCTTCTTGATAGATGATTGGGAAGGCAACGAAGAACCTAGATTTGGGCCGAGTCAGCAACTAGGACGATATGAAGAACCTCATTCTCGAGGATAACACGGAATGCATGCCATCACACACATGTACAGCAGCCCATATAAAACGCTCATGTAGATCGAAATGAGGAAGACAATGAGCTCGCCAAACAGCAGCTGGAAGGGCCGGATGAGAAATATAGCAAGCCGCTCCGACGCCGGACGCAGATCGAGGTCCTGTTCCGTGACGTGGTCCTGCTCCCCCGTCTTCTTTCGGATCTGACGTGCCCGGCGGGCAAGAATAGTCGGCGCGTAAGTCTCGGGCACGGTGAAGGTGATAAGGACCCAGACAACAAAGGAGACGATAAGCTGGATCCAGTATAGCCAGCGCCATCCTGTTGCGTCAGAGAGGTAACCACCAACCAAGGGACCAACTGGAATAAGAGGTTTACGAGGTCAGCAAGTGAATTCTTTTTCCCCCTAGGGGCGGGGCTTTTGTAGGTAGATGTACTCACTAGCTGGGCCTATAAAGGGGGCTGCACTGAAAGCGGCCATGGGAACTCCACGCTCCTCATTACGCCAGAGGTCGGCAAGCGTTCCTCCAACTAGGGTCATTGGCGCGGAGAAGGCGATGCCGTCGATGGCTCGGCAGACGAGAAGGGTTTCAATGTTTTGGGCTACAGCGCAAGGGATGATGAAGATAACGGCGACGAGGAGAGTTGAGCCACTATTTTTGGGGTGCCATCACATGTTAGCTGAACGATCTCGAGTAAGTTTTGAAAAATCATACATTTCACAAAAGCACTTACTAGATGATCCGTCTGCCGTAAACTTCTGACAAGGGAGCAAATATCATGGGGCCTGCCGGGAGAAAGGTGCCAAGTCagcacaagaagaagaacaacCTCGGGTTCGGTTTCTTATCCAAAACATGTAGCCAAAATACTCACCAATACCAAACCCAATGACAAAGACAGTGATGCTGAGGAGCGCAACCTCCTCACTGACGCCAAACTCCTCCACGACGCCGGCAATATCGGCGGTGATGACACTTGATGCCAGGGCGACAACGAAGCAGGTAAGGGCCACCACCATAGTCACGTACCACTTGAAGGCCTTGGACCAGTTCTTGGGGTTCTCTGGGTCGTCGGGCAGAAATGTGACTAGCTTGTACCGGCGTCCGCTCCCGTCATTCTCGGGCGGGCCGTCAATCTCACCCGACGGCGCCTCGGTGACGTACTCATCAATGTTGGCGGTCGAGTTGAGCGTGCGGTATGGCAGTGTGACGGCAGGCTGTGGATCAAATCCGACTTGCTGGGGAGAATGGGTGTTTGCTGTGGGAGGAAGATGTTCGCTTGTAGGGGTTGCATGGCTGAGTCGATGAAGGCTGGTCCCTGACTCTGCCTTGGGGTTGGCACTAGATATCGTAGGATGTTGTTGAGTTGAGCCCACTGAATTTTCTTCTGCCTGCCCCTTTTCGGGACTGCTCTTCAAGTCGATCTTTTCCGCCATTGTGTCAAAGTATGGGCCAAATATTTTATTGTGTATAAGTTTATGGTGGGAAGATATGAATGAGAAGAGACTGTTGACAATCTCTGAAGGCCAAATCGAGGTGCTCTCGAGCAGTTTGACACATGTACACGGGCTCAGCAAGGCACACAGAAGTGCCACCCATGTGGGCGGTTTCCGCCCTTTATAGTCAGGAAGCCGGCTATAACCATATCATTATTGAATGGGAATGGCTTCATGTTGATGTGAACAAAAAACGGGGCTGCATGGATACCCACGCCGCCGGGAATAAGGCGGCATGTAAAGAGCAGGGGTCCTGGATCCACCTTGCCGATAGCCTAGCGCATGTTCTGATTCAGTGAGCTCCAGACTCAGCTTGCTTAGGAACAAATCTTGGCCTCCTAAGGTGGCTACCCACATGATGGCATCACCATGACTGGAGCATTGTGCTTaaatttttcttcttgggaCAAATTGTATTATTCATTGATTTGTCCTGTTCCGTAAGCCCTATAGGAAATCTGTAACGATTTTCGGCTTCtcgggtttgaggcgccacaaAGTCGGCGTCGTAAACAGCTGAAAATAATGAGCGGCGGCACTTCCCGAGTTAGGGTCCAAATAAGGTAGGGCTGCATCCGTTCTATTTAGACCATGCCTGGCCAAATCTCCCTTATTCAGCACCAGGTGACCAAGGATTGCGCCTTTTCTTCCTTCCGTTCGTCCGTAGACGAATATGGCACTCTCTAGCCTTGACTTATTGGTGCGGTATCTTCCGCACTCGCCCGTCATCTTGTGGGTTTCCTTTTAAATGAGTTTAGCCATTCCAAACAAATTGAGAAAATCGCGTGGCGAACCCACTTCACCCAACCCACTTCATTTTTGCCCAATGCCCGCTGCCATGATGCTATCGGTCCGGACCTTGGGCTTTGGGCGTAGACAGGAACACAACAGCAACGTGATCCTTGACTGAGCTAAGCGACACATCCTGGCACCGAATTTATGAACCGCGCCCGCCCTGACCTCGTCTCTCAACATCCTTATTATATGAGGGTGACGTCCTGAACTTCAGCATTTTTGAAATAGCCCCTACGGTGCGGCACCGAAAAGATACCAATGCGTTCGAGGCATAGACCAGGACCAGAGTATTTGGATACATCGGGCGCAAAATTACCCCCAGAGAGCAAAGCATTCTTCACAACAGCAGCTGCACGAGCCACCGCGGCTTTGGTCATCGGTCCCTTGCGGAGGACCAAGCCGACATCCATATCCCATGCAGGAACCACATTTCCCTCTTCGTCCAGGACATGACCGTCGATCTGCGTCTCGTCTTCGTGTGCCACATTCGCACAGCGGATGCCCCCGATTCGAAGAAAGTAGGCGTATATCGGCGAATTGCCGGCGGACGAGGACTGCTCCGCTGCCCACTTATCGCAATCCCACATGAAGACGGCTCGGGGTGTTAGTCCTGGTTCGGACTGCATGAACAGACGGTCGACCTCTGACGACGGTTGAAAGCCTGACGATTGGGTACGCGATTTTAGTGCTGACCGCAGCATCGGCCGAGTACCAGCAGTTTCTGCTGACACCTGGGGATCAAGAAGTAGCGGCCCCTGTGCCCACAATCCGGTTGAGGCTGGAGGAGGTACTGAGGCTACAGGAGGCTGCACCGGAGGGGTTCTAGGCTTGGGCGGGGGTGGTATGAAATAGTCAAGCAGTGGCTCATTTGCCGGCACAAAGCTATGGCCGGTATGCTTGCGGAATTTAGGGCTTATTTTACCCAGTATCAGACGCCCGCTGGCCATCAAGTACCAGAAGCGAGCACTAAGCTTGGGAAACTCATCCACGCCGTCTATGGAGCTGCGGTAGGACACATCATTGACCAGGAACGATGGGTCGATGTGCACATGGCGTTGAGGCATCTCCACAGTGTCGACCCCTTTAGAGACCATGGAAACCCAGGACCAGGATGGCTGAAAGGACGACTCGCTCTTGAAGCTTTCACTGCGGTCACTGTCCGACTTGGTGACCATCCAGAGAAGCTTTGAAGCAAGATCGGTTTTGCTCGCTGCCATAACCCCAGCAAAGCTTTCGCGACCCAACTGCGCTTCGAACCAGGGCAGCACTCCAGCTAACGCGTGAAGTCTTCTTCCGTTGTCGGGCATCTGGAGATGGGGGTACTGGCCCATGAACATCCTCCATATGAACTCGATTGGATGACCCTGCACAATTTGCGGCACCCTCGAATAGGCAATCTCACTAGGATTGCTCAGGGGTTTATGGCGAATAGGAGATGGAGTGCATTCGCAACATTTCCAAGACCGGCATTGAAATACCATCTCGGAGGAATGGAAATGTACCGTCCTCTTTGTCATCATACGCTGTACAAAACCCCACGCCGACAATAAGTTCGGTGCTAGGGCCAGATCTTGCCGAGAACGACTGCGCTTGCAAGACCTAGACGTGGTCGGGTGATGCGCGCTGGGGCAGCCAGGGCCCAATCCGAAGCTGTCATGGCTCAAGCAGAGCATGCGCCTCATGTAGACAGAGAATTTCTCTTTTTTATGGGTCAAGACGATCTCGTGCGACATCATCTCCTGCTCTGCCCGGTTAAAGCCATGATTTTGCCGAGTGCTGTCTCTATCCATGTTGTAATCCTTCTCCTCCGGCTGCGAAAGCTTCCGTGGGCCCAAGAACGACGCGCCAACATCTTGAATCCTGGTAGGTGCGATATTAAGGCAGGCATTCATATAGATGTCTTGCAAGTGCTCGATGTGCCACTGTTGGTTGTCATGGTTAGCCCAGTGCTTTGTCGTGCATGATCCTTGCTTGTGCACTGCTCggggaaaagaaaactaTGGCAGACGAGTGTTGTACCTACGCAGTAGTCTGAGTCGTCATCTTGCAGTATACAGAGAGTATCGATCCAAAGATACCTGATGCCTTGCTCGGATACAACAGCCACAGTATCCTTGAAAGCCGCGGGCAGATCAACCCAGCGAATAGAGTCGGTAAAGGATTTGTGGTTTTTCCAAGTCAAGTGGAAAGCcgacgtcggcgtcggcgtgGACGACCGGAAGACAGTATCATTCTTGGCGTTGTGAGAAGGTTTGGTAAGGATGGCGTAATCTCCCATGCTGCGATCGAAGCCGTCCAGAAGTCTTATTTTAGACCTTGGGTTTCCGCTCAGATCCAAGACGCGCCTGGGTACGAACGAGTTGCCAGACCCCCACTGTTGGCAACGTGGGTGTGTCTCCTGGCATTCCTTCAGCCATTGCTTGATCAAACGAGTCCGTCGATCGGTGCTAGGCTTATTCGTTATGATTCTGCCGGGCCCGAACCACGGCAGTGGAACCGAGCTAGGCCAAGAAGCTGTTACGTTTGTGGGTTACAAGGATATTTGTCAGCCCAGGCGGTTTTGTTCAAGCAGAATCACAATAAAGACAGAAGAATGAGGTAGACCAACTAGATTTCTCGTCCGTAAACAGCTCGAAGCAAAGGCGCATCTGAAAACGCGGGCGCTTCTTGTGAGTAGACGCTGGCTGTAGGGTGTCACGTGGTTTATTGGCCACTACGTCGGCGCGAACCTCGAGAGGCCGGCCCGGGGTCCATTTGATGGCCACGAGGCAATTGGAACCGAGACTGCGCAGGAATTCATTCATCGGGCGGCCTTCGCGGCAGCCATCGGTGAGTATCTCGATGCTGCGGAAGATGGCATAGCAAATCTGGCAGCCgctgcccttgcccttgatcAGCGAAGAGTAGACGAATGCGAACTCGACGGGCTCAACGTCGGGATCGAAGGCCTGTTCCGGTCTCTTGAATACACGGATGCCGGAGCAGGCCGGACACTTCATTTTTCGGCGATAAAGTTTCCATCTAGCAGgattaagaaaaaaaaaaaaaaaaaaaaaaaaaaggtcgagAAATCGAAGTGGCTGCGTTGATTGAACAAGGCCTGGAT
This DNA window, taken from Pyricularia oryzae 70-15 chromosome 6, whole genome shotgun sequence, encodes the following:
- a CDS encoding calcium-proton exchanger, coding for MSQFNHFKIKRAANALSRKGSDSSFNPFAHIQWRKERSQTFPVDVERGEGAGGGRARRDDGEDDIDHSPIVHVSTAPVSGRGQNERATDQESIGAAPTATNSEKQSQEPVDASRDDNKTLTGLSPESAENGLRQRRPEPKLDTTVDGLAPSSSGAETGSDADNGKQKKSSRFIKHVEPKEPFTIANQLQRTFLSSWINILLFAAPAGIALHFTSVSPIVIFVVNFIAIIPLASMLGFATEEIALRTGETLGGLINATFGNAVELIVAIIALMEGEVVIVQTSLIGSILSNLLLVLGMCFFFGGLRRREQFFNETVAQTAASLLALAVAGVIVPTVFDRASNTPDHDVALLSRGTAIILLFVYAGYLFFQLHTHQEVFGEESQKVPAKPFRNHSPNPARNGIAAGLAGPGRGLIAQSISPSGEEGREKLSQMLKEPGRVAAAAEEEDDSEEPQLHFFVALALLAGCTVVIAFCAEFLVDSIDYVTSQGGISKEFLGLILLPIVGNAAEHATAVTVAIKDKMDLAIGVAIGSSMQVALFLIPLLVVIGWGKNMDAMGLSFDIFQVAVMFVAVLLVNYLISDGKSHWLEGMLLMCLYAIIAVCSWWYPTPQPTT